Below is a window of Malania oleifera isolate guangnan ecotype guangnan chromosome 1, ASM2987363v1, whole genome shotgun sequence DNA.
AACAAACCCAAGATGAaaagctagctggtgtcatgtattaccccctatgacgggttgtgcagcccgaaagcgggacccgacaatggctggccgaccactgccgattCAAATATGTcttaagtacgatgggcccgccacaccctggtccggactgccacgtggacgtccacactctactgaaagccacatcgactatccatctcccatcccctcgtggaattGATAGCACTAATCTGagcgtagatatctgatctacgtatagctacggtaccatgcccctgaactgaactaaattaacattgtggttgtgataacatataatacatgatcatatatataacatcattacggtctCGTGCTGAAAATATAGTACTTACAGcttcgtgccgaaatcatacataaatacggcctcgtgccgataacataaatacggcctcgtgccgataacataactacatggcctcgcaccaaaatcgtttcaggtatatgcattttgaaaataattcatttatcatacaTTCATCAAAATGATagtaacataacatatcttttcataatacctgaaatcatactttgttcataaaatctttcatatcataatatgttcacataaaataatattcatgccacacgtgcactgtataaaatcatacttcttattctaaaatcgtaattctctggcatctcatacatacatatatgtttcatcataatagcagtatttcccaaacgtacatttcatttataatatacaagtataacattttcttttctgaaaataaatttacttataattaataataaattgcatggaaaataactactttagtttattcccttacctaactactgagaaagcccccaaaatatcctagcctaacccccgtaggatttcctactcaataccttgaaactgaaaattcccagtattaaacctcagtattttcatgtgtacatcaattcctataactatcacaaagtctaatttggcttaaaaagtcttacctcaattcagggatgatttccaGCTTCGTTtttccaacgatccgctccggcaaactggtagagaacttcgccatgagcgtcgtggtagcctcaaatcttcgattcgGTGGCtagcggggccaaaatcgaagagagagagtgagagggccgaagaggagagagagagtgtactGAGGAAGCttggaaatgaaataaaaatcggatttttcatatttatagacagggaatttcgtcgatgagtcgcatccttcgttgacgaattctcacttatttcgtcgacaaaattcagttttcgtcgacgaaattcaatcggcACCAGAATCCCTCTCGgtttttcttcgtcgacgaagtcctgtgtttgtcgacgaaattctttaAGCCtgcgtcgacgaaaccctgtgtttatCGACGAattctacggcctccttctgtttttgtttctatttccctctctctttattatttaaattccattattattcgggttgtcacaaggagacacacactcaactcaactcttctcacacttttctctctctcactttcagcactctcacactcctcgctcactcacttcacttgcaCTCTTCACACAATAtaaatgttcttatttatagatacataggatagatatagaaggaaaggagttattgcattctaatggATAATGAACACATGGTTTTTAATGGATTATTTGAGCATGTGATAATTATGTTTTTTGATGGAATGAATTTGGCTCGCTTATTCTCCTCCGCTGCAGCTCATCCTCTTTAAGGCGTTTCCATTTTCTTCATTTCCATATTTTCTCTGTTTCTATTTCAGGTTAACAACCACCATATCCTCCTCACATCCTTAAGCCTCACAAGACATCAAAAAGACGTGAATAAGAATTAATAGATTCTATATGATTGTTCAATTTAGATCCCATACTCTTTCAGATATGCAATTCGAAGTGTTTACACAATCAAACAGCCCTCTTAGAGAGCAGTGCACACAACTACATTTTACATATTACATAGTTTACAAGAGTTATAAAGGCTGGGAACAACATCAAAGGAACACATCATTTTGTGCATGCTCACTTCAATGGAGCTTGGGTGTAAATTGAAATGATTCATAATCACCCTTGTGTTTTTGACCCAGAtgatcaataatttttttttatcctaGTTAATTAGATATGATAATGATCTTTCTATGCGTATGTTCATAAGTTGATTTTGTGGATTCCAAGGACAAAAGCatgaaagggagagagagagagacagagacgcaGAATATTTTGTAATTAGCTGACTGatactcttttattttattttattttctttggatcATACAATTTCCAATAACAATGGCAATGGTTATTCCAAATCCATTCCCCAGAATCAATGCTCTGCCGTCAAACCCATCATTTTGAACCAGCGGGATTTTTTGTTGGATTCCAAGGGCCAAAGCATGAGAGAGAGAATATTTTGTAATTAGCTGAGTGATACtcgtttcttttcttttctttcctttggATCATACAGTTTCCTGCAACAATGCCAATGGCTGTTCCAAATCCATACCCCAGAATTACTGATCTCCAGTCAAACCCATCGATTTTGAACCAGCTGGATTTTTCGTAGTCTTCTTGGTATACTGAGCCATCTTTCTTTGGGGATAGAAATTGACATGAGCTAGAGTCACAAGGAGGCAAGGGAAGGCCACAAAGGACAGAATTATTTTCATAACTAGATGGCTGGAAAGTGCTCAGCTGACCTCCAGAAGGGATGGGGCCCGTGAGATTGTTGTTAGAAACATTAAACTCATTAAGAAAAGAAAGAGTCTGCAATGACGGCGGTATAGGTCCATGAAGATAATTATGAGACAAATCTAGCGTCATAATTTCCTTTAAACTTCCAAAAATATCAGGAATTATTCCTGTCAACTTGTTATGTCCCAAACTTAGGACAGTTAGACTCTGCGCTGAGCCAAGACTTTCTGGAATGGTTCCGGACAAGGAATTGTAGGATAGGTCGAGGTAGACCATGCTGCTATAGCTCGTGAGCACGTTCGTGACTAAGGATACATTTCTTTCAACGTAAATTCTAGTGAATGGGCAAGAGTGAATCATGTTCACCATTGCCTCTGCTCGAATCCCCCCCAATTCTACAAGTCCTTTAGCACTTTTGCAAGCATTCCCATGCCCGGTTTTCACGTATGCAAGTTGTTGCCCATAAATGAATCCACGGATCAAGTTGACATGACTGGCAAATTCTGATGGGACAGGACCAGTTAAGTTGTTGTTATGTAAGTCCAGCCAAAAAAGGCTTGGGCATTTGCCCAATTCTCCTGGTATCTGGCCAGATAGCATATTATCGCCTAGTTGGAGCAGGCTGAGGTAAGGGAGATTCCCAAATCCACACGGAATTTCTCCCGCGAGCTTGTTGCTGGAAAGTGACAACCACATCAAGTTAGTGCAGTTAGTCACAGAAAGTGGAATGGTTCCGGTGATGAGATTGTTGTTCAGAATCAAAGTCCTTAAATTTCCTCCATTTATGCAAATGTCTTCTGGAATTTCACCTGAGAGGTTGTTTGCCCACATAATCAATTCAGAAATATTGGGAAGCTTCCAAATTCCAGATGGAATAGGGCCGCTTATGCTATTGAGACTAAGATCAATAGTCTTTAGATTTCTGCAATTTGCAAGCTCTGAAGGCAACAATCCTGAGAGAAAATTGTTGGGCAAATATATCTTCTGAAGAGAAGAGGACGATAGGGTCTGGGTCGCAGGAGAGCAAAACCCAGAAGGAAAACTCCCAGCAAGGGCATTAGAACTGAGGTCAAGCACTTGAAGTTGAGTACAATTGGTTAGAGATGGTGGCACTGGACCAGTAATGTTGTTGAAGGGTACATAGAGATACTTAAGAGTTGGTAGAGTACTGATTACTGTATTAAGAAAATCCCCTGAAAGTTGGTTGTTGCCGAGGTCGAGGCTTTGCAATGATGAGCATGACACGAAAGTAGAAGGAAAACCACCAGAAAATCTATTTCCAGAAAGGTTGAGCTCCTCTAGAGTCCCACAAACCTGTCCTAACTCAGGCAGGATCTCCCCTGAAAGCTGGTTATATGCCAACGACAATCGACGTAGATTCTTTAGGTTCCCCAATAAGACCCCTGGGTTTTTGTATTGGAGGTCATTATGAGAGAGGTCAAGGGTGTCGAGAAGTTGGCAGTTTGTCAAGCTCATTGGGAAATATGATCCTGAGAGGCCATTGTTAGACAGGTCAAGCATGGTGAGATTACTGCATTCGCCAAATTCAAAATCGGAGAAATTCTCAGAAAAGTTGTTCTGGGAGAGATTTAGATAGTTGAGTGATGGCAAAAAGTTTGCCATCAGACCAGATATTTCCCCTGATAATGTATTGTAAGAGAGGTTTAAGGTGAGGAGGTTTTTACACAAAGAAGAGATCGATGTAGAAGTGATATGAAGCTCACCAGGGATCTTGTTATGGGAGAGATTGAGGAGATTCAAATTCTGACAGTGGGAGAGAGAGTAGGTCAAGATGGAGGAATCTGAAATCCTATTGTGAGAGAGGTCAAGTTGCAAGAGAGAAGCGCCGAAGTTGAAGAAGCCCCCGGGGATTGAGTTATATGAGAGATTGAGATAAAAAAGGCCGTTGCAAGAGAGTAGTAGTTGAAAATATGGTGTGCCAAGAGGACTAGACAAGTTATTTGACGACAAGTCTAAGGTCTCAAGCCCACAGCTTTCAAGGCTAGAATTTGTCGATGAATAGAGATCACCATTGTCGGAGAAGGAATTACCATGCAAGTTGAGATGGCGAAGATTGGGCAAGGTCAATAGATGGACGAGGTGAAGGCGACCAATGAGGCTGGCACCACCAAGGTCGACGTCAGTGACACGTCCACCGGGGGAGCAAGAGACTCCTCTCCAAAGACAAGGACTGGCAGAAGCTGTATCATTCCAATCCCTCAAAAAATCTTCAGGGTCAGCCGCAACAGACCACTTCTTGAAAGCCATCAGTCCTGCAACATCCTCATTGCTTTTTTGTTGTTGGTTTTGAAATGAAGTTGCTGAGTCTGATCTGTCCTCTAGAGCCCTGGAGCAATTAGGCCAACAAGAAAACTGCATGAGAAGCAGTATGGACCAAAACAGAAGGAAAAGTATATTGTGCATTCTCGAGCAAAAACAACAGATCACTCCTTCAAGCAGAAGTATATTGTGCATTCTCTTGCGAAAACAACAGATCACTCCTTCAAGCAGAAGTATATTGTGCATTCTCATTTGTCAATGACTTCCATGTATCTTTCTCTATGGTCTTACCTTTTTGTTGACTTTCTCACATTTCTGATTGCCcagggctctctctctctctctcactctctcactctcactctctctctctcttatggaAATCAAATCATCCCCACACTCCTAAACTCGTGTGTGTGTctctttatatacatatataggatGACTGGTTCTTTTGACTTTTATACAGCATACCTATGACTATTGTATTTAAGAAATGGGAACCGGAATGGCCCTACAGCATTCACATAAGGTTACAGTTGATGCATCTAGTGCCAGCTATGGTCCTTTATTTATGTCtttaacaataatgataataatagtttaaaattaataatagtAAATTACTGAGTCCAATTAATCAGAGAAGactctcataataataataataataatttgatgatgatgacgacgacGATGACGATGAGAGAAAAATACACTTACACCCTTTGAACCCTTAACGATCTACTTAATTACCAAAAATACCCCTTATATATCTAGAAACCAGAAAACATAATGGATTAACATCATGTGCATAGAACATgtataattaatattttcttaTGAAATTAACTTATAACCATaaagaatattatgattttttttttttggaaaaagagggcggcacctcctaattttattagaaaacccctcact
It encodes the following:
- the LOC131149924 gene encoding receptor-like protein kinase BRI1-like 3; protein product: MEEGEFVPEDPRPEVKTLQRNINQYEIVQREESVELVLGAPTADILIVEDGIVVRDQLMTSSNMVTEILEQECTIMVKSLSAMEEFNNCLDNCGLLDLVGIGNNMSWCNGHSGVGPNRTANLVDIISPMVSEEENIDLCSEPSEVEIRDAIVSIPRNSSTSPDGFDSAFFQDCWDIVKEDMIDFSCWPNCSRALEDRSDSATSFQNQQQKSNEDVAGLMAFKKWSVAADPEDFLRDWNDTASASPCLWRGVSCSPGGRVTDVDLGGASLIGRLHLVHLLTLPNLRHLNLHGNSFSDNGDLYSSTNSSLESCGLETLDLSSNNLSSPLGTPYFQLLLSCNGLFYLNLSYNSIPGGFFNFGASLLQLDLSHNRISDSSILTYSLSHCQNLNLLNLSHNKIPGELHITSTSISSLCKNLLTLNLSYNTLSGEISGLMANFLPSLNYLNLSQNNFSENFSDFEFGECSNLTMLDLSNNGLSGSYFPMSLTNCQLLDTLDLSHNDLQYKNPGVLLGNLKNLRRLSLAYNQLSGEILPELGQVCGTLEELNLSGNRFSGGFPSTFVSCSSLQSLDLGNNQLSGDFLNTVISTLPTLKYLYVPFNNITGPVPPSLTNCTQLQVLDLSSNALAGSFPSGFCSPATQTLSSSSLQKIYLPNNFLSGLLPSELANCRNLKTIDLSLNSISGPIPSGIWKLPNISELIMWANNLSGEIPEDICINGGNLRTLILNNNLITGTIPLSVTNCTNLMWLSLSSNKLAGEIPCGFGNLPYLSLLQLGDNMLSGQIPGELGKCPSLFWLDLHNNNLTGPVPSEFASHVNLIRGFIYGQQLAYVKTGHGNACKSAKGLVELGGIRAEAMVNMIHSCPFTRIYVERNVSLVTNVLTSYSSMVYLDLSYNSLSGTIPESLGSAQSLTVLSLGHNKLTGIIPDIFGSLKEIMTLDLSHNYLHGPIPPSLQTLSFLNEFNVSNNNLTGPIPSGGQLSTFQPSSYENNSVLCGLPLPPCDSSSCQFLSPKKDGSVYQEDYEKSSWFKIDGFDWRSVILGYGFGTAIGIVAGNCMIQRKEKKRNEYHSANYKIFSLSCFGPWNPTKNPAGSK